tctctttccctgctttttcctccatcatcctcatcttgctctctttccctgctttcttctcctcatcatcctcatcttgctctctttccctgctttctcctcatcatcctcatcttgctctctttccctgctttcttctcctcatcatcctcatcttgctctctgtccctgctttcttctcctccatcatcctcatcttgctctctttccctgctttcttctcctcatcatcctcatcttgctctctgtccctgctttcttctcctccatcatcctcatcttgctctctgtccctgctttcttctcctcatcatcctcatcttgctctctgtccctgctttcttctcctcatcatcctcatcttgctctctttccctgctttcttctcctcatcatcctcatcttgctctctgtccctgctttcttctcctccatcatcctcatcttgctctctttcCCTGCTttatcctcatcatcctcatcttgctctctttccctgctttctcctcatcatcctcatcttgctctctttcCCTGCTttatcctcatcatcctcatcttgctctctgtccctgctttctcttttttctggaGGGAAACCAGTTTGCACATCCAGGCCCAAACGGCACATGTTAGTCAAAAGGCAAGTGCCACAATGGCTGATGCTAGGTGTTGACAGtattcaacaaagaaatgatctaccaaacacaaatgtccttttttgtgctgagtttgtacatttttaaaacttggcAGTAAAAATGATCATTGTAAAAGATAAAATTCCATCTACCGCCACTATCGGGTTCagtatttctggtgtttttatacatattgataaaataaaactttcctcctctctgaatCCTCTAGAGTATCTACCGGCTGAAGAAAGGCCAGAAGACGGGCGGTCTGGATGGACAGCTCACAGTCGATGAGGTTGTGGATCGAATATTTCAGGCTGTTGATAGAGATGGCGATGGTATGAATACATGGATGTGCTTTAATAGCCTGACTGGACACGGGTTATTTATTTCCAGCATTAAGAAAAATAATCgttctttaatgtttttctgatgttgttgttgttttgtcccACAGGAACCATCAGCATGGATGAGTTTATTAGAGGTGCCAAGCAGGACCCCTGGCTCTTAAACCTGCTGAAGCTGGACATGAACCCTTCCTTATGGATGATGGAGCAGAGGAGAAAGAGTGCACAGTTCTAAAAACATCATAGCCAAAATATTTTCACTCTCTACCCGGGTGATATGGCAGCTTAAAGCaggcgacccccaaaataaaagtaccagagaccggggacccccaacgacctgaaggtggctgagcagccatgaacattcaagaacagtcatgtggagacaaggccgtccataaggggggagctttctggggcccagacaaactgGGGGTCAGCAagatcctggtccattgtaaagttaagctgtgatatccatattttatatttaacctgaaaaaataaccactcttatcactgaaacaaatgtctttttttaaatgatttgggTAGCatatagccatcttaaaaatgtaaatctattatgttaaaaacaaaaaaaagaaaagaaagttggttaataatggcaaaaaatggtggaaaatgtggtATTGTTGGATCTTGTAAGTAGCAGAAGTAGAActgaagtggcaataaataaccaacaaaaagcaaaaatgggttacagcggcaaaaatagtggtaaaatggaattaaaagtggctgaaaaggcaataaattgtcaaaaatggtcGGAAATCTGCTAAAATGGGAGgaaaatcaatataaactggcaaaatagtgccaactgagaaagaaaaagtagGCAGATAATAGCAGAAaatggtcaaactggcaaaaactgagCATTTCAGatagtaaaatgtggttaaaatgggaccCATGGGGTCAATAGTGGCcataatgggtcagcagaggaaacatcgggcttatgtggcaagaattggtttagaagtggcaaaaacaggcagaaaaaagtgatggaaagggtttaaaacggcaaaaaagtgttaaatggcaaaaatatgttaaaatttgtgtgaaaaaatgatgaaaactggttaaaatttggcaaaattggtgtaaagtggcaacagtggaatttaaaaaattatcttagatttttttaaaagggatctggagaccccctctttgTCTCTCATGACCCCAaaggggtcccaaccccaaggttgagcaCCACTGGCTTAAAGGGTTACTTCTTCTGTCCACTCTTCAACAGCAGGACTCTGCTGTTAAGGTAGCAATAATCAATGTTGGGAAACTTTCACCATTCAGCATTTCCCATCCATCGCCCTGCATCCACTTTGACCCTGAAAAGAGCATCAGGAACGACCCAAAGCGGTATGGCGGTATTCCCATAAAGATTATTCTTTGGggttttgccttcatggtgatAATAGAGCTaaggagagagtggggggagacgtgcaccaaacagtgccgggtctggactggactgggactCTAGCCTCTGAGAACGGGTGCCTGCTCTGTATCCTGAGCTTGGGCGCCCTGGGTGAGGCGCTGTGATCTGACTGTGCTGCCACATCACCAGGTTAGAAATGAAAACTGGATGTCAGAGCATAAAGGCCTTTTCCCTGTggaaagaaatgtaaaaagatTTATGGCTTACATTCAAGCTTAAAGCAGAAAATGTACTGGCTGTGTTTAAACACATCTTAGCATCAGAGCTTATTCTGTGGTTGTTTTCTATTTGAAGTGTAATGCTTGTGAACTCGAGCCCCAGCCTTCTTGTTTTGCAGTGTCAACATGTAAATAGTGAATGACTGTAATGCTTgcttttctattgtttttttactctttatatttgtctttgttgttCACTAAAAGGATAACCTTAAAAAGACACCAATGTTTTAAGCACTTTTAAAGTTGAGTCCTAATGAATGTTTTACCTGCTAACTGTTGTCAAAGAGATGACCTATCAATaaagttcaataaaaaaaacatgacaccTCTCTACACCCTTGCACATGTGTGCATCTCTTTTCATTGACTTGCAAACAGAAAGTCCTCATTCACCAGAATCCAGCACACTTAAATTCCCCCTACGGGGCCATGTTTGTCCCTTTAACTCAgtgaaatacttggaaattcaaaattaaagccaaGAATGTTATTGGTGGACATCCCAATGcctttttacttttgccacatacatttcatcatttttatggcGACAATCAAGGTCAGCGACGTGATACAGTGTCTgtgaaagtattcacccccttgatgGTTTAAccgttttattgattttataaatcagtcaaagtcaatataatttagctttatcattaaaaaacatacaaaaaaatacttttctgATGTCAAAGTCAgaacagattcctacaaagtaatgtcaaataaaaataactgcataaaagtgactgatctaattcaacagaggtccagccaactggtgctagtagtctcagaGTTAGTGagatgaggatcacctgagtccAGTAAATGTGTCTacagtgactgtagtataaagacacctgtgtctggaagctccggtcactggttcatcagtattcctggctaccattacaccatgaatacagaagaacactccaagcgactcagaaaaaatgttattgaaaagtagaagtaaaGGGATGGGTACAAAATAattccaagtctctgaacatcccccagagttcagttaaatccatcatgaagaaatgaaggaatatgtcacatgtgtgaatctgcctagatcagaccaccctcacaaactgagtgggcgtgcaagaaggagactagtgagagaggacaccaagacacctatgactactctgaaggagctccaagcttcagcagctgagatggagagactctgcagacaacaactgttggccgggttcttcaccagtcagagctttagagaaagacactgttgaagaaaactcagattcaatctggactagagttcaccaggactgtgggagactccatggtcaagaggaagaaagttctttgatctgatgagaccaaaatggtgatttttggccatcagaccaGGCGCTGTGTTTGGAAGAccccacatcatcacaaacataccatccccactgtgaagcacagtggtggcagcatcatgctgcagggaTGCTTCATGGCAGCCGCTCTAGGAGGCTAGGGAGGGTAAAATCAATGCAGCATAAcgtaggaaaatcctggatgacaatcttattcagtttgcGTTACAGCTGTGACTTGGGGTaagattaattttccagcaagacaatgacctggagcataaaacatggaaaattcATATTGTAATTTTGAGGACAAAGGGCTGCATCCACAGACTGACTGGGTCTGTTttacaaatataaaaagaaattcAATCTTCAGATGCATGGATCTTCAGAAGAGCTCATGCGGCTATAGAAAGAAAGCTCCTGCTAAAACGAGCGTTCTGCACATGTGCAGTGCATACATGCATCCAGAGGGGTGGGGAGTGAATAGCTGGAAGAGTTCATGCCCTGGGTCACGTATAATTATGTGTACTTTGTGGATCAGGGATGAAGAGACACAATCCAATAAGTTAGGGGTGGGAATTCCTCTGAGTTTGCAGCTAAATGTGTTATAAGTGAGGGTAATGGGACCGATACCTGAGGACTGTCTCAGTGATGATATAGTGGTGGATGAGATGATGGGTCTTCACAGTTTGAGTCACTTTTTAATGCTCCACTGGCCAAACCTTGTTGATCAATAAGAAACGTTATAATCCAATACAACGCCCactaaggtctgcagatttccagAACAAGAACGTAAACTTAACCTTCATGATTTCAAAATCCTCAAGTCATAAAACGTTGAAACAAAGgctaaaaataattacataaaaagtcaggatgTGGTAAAGAAACTGtgtattcatttcattttttcaattttgctttTTGCAGTTCTCATGTTCTGCCCTTTCAAATTTACAGATTTGACTTCTGTTAtttctttttaccttttaggtcacaatttttaattttaagtcatatttaaattttgcttactcattattttttaattttatatcatattttgaccttttcaactcctgacttagacttttaatcaaacattttgacctttaagcttcacaatttaaaattttatctcacattttgaccttttaaaccatattttcctttttttaaaacattattttgacacttaattttgtgttttgaccttttgaaggAATACGTTTGactatctcagattttgagcctttaaacgtaTCATTCTGACTCCTTTTAAtctcattcatcatcagtggtaATTTTTCCGCCATAATTTCTTACTGTAGTAAATAAAGTTTATGGTTGAATGTTGACTCTGTCAGGGTCTCAAATTAGACCagaattcagaatccggcccctgccgAGACTGACTTTGACACCCCTACTCTAAAGGCAGAACAGGACGGAGGGACTGGTTTTAGGGATGAACTGCAGGCCTTCACATATTTTATGAATTTGGTCtgaaaaaatatcagatttttatggcaTATTTACTGAAAGAATGGTTGTTTTGTAAATGAGCAATGCAAAATAATTGGATCATCTGCATATTCTAGTAGCTTCTTGTAGGAGGTGACATTCACTTAGCTTGGGTCATTTCTGCTTAATGGTAAAGGCCTTCAGTGAAACACAGCTTTCTTTAGTCTAAGCATCGACAGGAAGCAGGATGTTATCAGTGTGACATTGTGACAGACTTCCATAAATCTAGCTTTATGGGAAAAAAGGCTTAGAGCTGCTACTGTGAGTCGTCATTCCCAGTAAGACGTAATATGAAGTGCACCAGTGACCCCGGGTTGTTGAAGGTTCAACATAGGATAAGGCATGAGGATTAGTGTTTTAAAGACAGCTTGCCAGAgactttggctaaaaataatctTCATGTAGTTATTGCACTCAACCTTTGAGCCGTAGTGGAGACCTTTGGCAGCCGCCATGAAAAGACGACAGAGCGATCCTCTGCAGGTGCTCCTGAGGACACTACACTACTGATGCACATGGTTTTTACTCACTGGAGGCACAAAGAAGAACTTTTGAGTATCTGCTGTAGGAGGATTTGGATTCAGCATGGGACAAAACCAGCAAACACAGTCCCAGGATGAAGAACTGGAGCTAATGAGCATCCAGGACCTCTACAAGTCCTTCATCATGGAGTGTCCCAGCGGATCTTTGTACCTGCACGAGTTCAAGAGGATGTTTGGGGTCCAGACCGGTACGCCTGAGTCAGAATACATGGACAACATCTTCAGAGCGTTTGACATGAATAATGTGAGTAAAAGGTTGGAGTCTTCTCATGTGAATGTGCAAACGGAGGTCCAATAAGGTGGaggaaaaacagcttttaactGCCCGTTAACCTGCACAGAAATTTAGATCGATTAAATTGGGACAGTCACCAGGTGACAAATGCAGAAGGTGCTGAGTCTCAACAAAAATGGGATCCTCCAAATCTATTTTGAGTACCTTTTCCACTTAGAAATATCGAAGTGGGGCTCTTGGTTTTCTTGTGGCACAAGAATCTTTGCTGATTTGGTCATGACAACACTTCTCTAGATCTGTGTACACAGtttaaaccaaaaaaatcaaatatctgcaaaaaactAGTTCAAACAGTTCAACGATGCACAGCATGGGAGGATAATGTCATACAGCTTCACTTTAAAAGGCCTAAAGCAGGGGGGTCAAAGTCAATctcagcaggggccagattctggatttaggtctaattTGAGACCCTGACAGGGTCAGCATTCAACCACAAACCTTATTTTCAACAGTAAGAAACTAGGGGggaaattagcactgatgataaatgattctgagattaaaagaagtcaaaattatacatttaaaggctcaaaatctgagatagaTAGTTAAACTTATtcatttaaaaggtcaacacaTAAAATTAAGTGTtagaataatgtttaaaaaaggaaaatatgaaaaagacagtcagaattatgttttaaaggtcaaaatattctAATAATCTATAAATTTGAAAAGgcaaaacatgacataaaattagaaaataatgagaaaaaaataaatctgacatAAAATTGTGACCTAAAGGTAAAAAAAGACATAAGTCAAATCTATAAATTTGAAAAGGCAGAATATGAGAATAAATAATAAgttaaagtcattattttgagatgcaaaattgaaaaaatgaaatgaataaacAGTTTCTTTACCACATCCTGACATTTCATGTCattatttttagcctttttttaaatttcatgacTTGAGGATTTTGAAATCATcagggttaagtttacatttttgtactgaagtctgcagaccttAGTGGGAAACTtctaatacaaatatgatatgatcttacGGGCCGGGTATAACCGTAcaacgggctggatttggcccccaggccgtgagtttgacacccctggcctaaaGGTTGTCAGtgtgtttccatgttttatAAGCCTGCTAAGGCCTGCTTTACATGGTGGCTGTGAGAGGATAATGAATGTAGAAGTttatacaccgctttccacattattatgcaaatgacatttttctctgattttcataaatatcaatgcaaatgacagaatattttgaagtcatcaaccgttagagcataattccaatgtttttgaacaaacaccataatgataaaaatatgtattttttaaaaattaaaacctcaaaatgcactgttccacattattaagcacgacagagttttaaaacattttttggttgtaaagaagtgaaaatgatcattcattgaatctgcagcattaggaggtcatatttactgaaatcaaagctatttcaatcaaaaacatctgaacaggccaagttccatgttaacataggagcccttctctgatatcaccttcactgtTCTTGCATCcgttgaacttgtgagtttttggagagtttctgcttgaatttctttgcaggatgtcagaatatcctcccagagctgctgttctgatgtgaactgcctcccaccctcatagatctttagcttgaggatgctccaaaggttctcaacagggttaaaggtcaggggaggatgggggccacaccatgagtttctctccttttatgcccatagcagccaatgacacagagggattctttgcaacATGAGATGGTgaattgtcatgcatgaagatcatttttctacagaaggcacggttcttctttttgtaccatggaagaaagtggtcagttgaaactctagatactttgccgaggtcattttcacaccttcagggaccctaaaggggcctatcagctctctcctcatgattccggcccaaaacatgactccgccccctccttgggTGAACTTGGCTAACCACGCTTTGGGCCACTGGACCAGTCACCATCCTGAACCAAAACTACCTAACCAAAAATCAGCTATTTAgcaaggaaaagaaaacaaagagaaaacatgacTATCACTGAACTACAGCCAAACTAGAACAACAAAACCAGCAATCTCGACATGCATGGGGAGAGATAAACGGATGGGGAAAAGAAAACGCTCAGAAAACAAATTAGTTAATGAAAAGAGAAGGTTGAACAAACAACAAACCTCCTCAAGTGTGTCCAGGGAGTGTGTGTGGCTctgtgtctgctctgctctaAAACAGGTCTGCTCATAATTTTAGCCCAGATCAGAGTGGTTATGTCATGTATGTAACTGATAGATGCTGTTTATGAATGAAGGTGTTCCCCAgcagcaggggcgtagctagagATTTtaggcccccagaaagaatattacacaggccccccttaactggctagccaagcaacaaatgtgttgtttttacaaatatctgtgcatttaaatgtaattctgAACCATATCATCCAAAAATAAGAGCAtgttttactatggttaaatcaaatttacttGCATCATTAAGGGATGCTACTGTAcaacaggacatttttaaaggaggaGCAGagccccccagtattttatttcaatctATTTGCTATAAATTTCAGTTTGTTGAGCAATTCTTTTAGAGTGTTACTTAACCTTTCTGCACCACAGAGCCAacatgttgaaaaatgcctttgcaagagccacaagtggtgaaaagtggcaaaactgattaaagtggcaataaggataatttttaagggggaaaataacggtcaaacagtggcaaaaaagtggaaaaggaggcataaaagggcaaaaagtggaaaaacagggagaaaaagtggcaaaatatggcagaaagtggcaaaaattggtgagacGTTACCccaaaatgagttacaggtgaaaaaaaagcctaaaacagcaaaaacatggcaaaaaaatgagtgtaaaagtgacttaaatggtcAAGAATGCTGAAAAACAATGGCTTaaatggcaaaacatggcaaaaaaaaggggtgGGGAATCAcaaaaaaggaggcaaaaacctggagacaaaaatgggatggaagtagaaaaatgggcaaaaagaaatggcaaaagtggatTTAAAGCAGtacaaaatggattaaaagtggcaaaaaaaaagaaaaaaaaaaaggttaaaaaaattgtaattaaggatttaaactgatgaatgtgacttgtaatggataatttctgaggtctaGTTTCCCTTtctaaaggttttctggggggaaTAAAATTTCAGttgagacataaaagagccacatgtggatTTGGAGCCATGGTTATCACTGATGTAGATGCTTTTGAtccaataatgacactaattataaagaaaataaaaacactttagcCCCTCcctgtgggcccaggtaatcagcCCCCCTCCTCACACTGTTATATAATCACTAAAGTGTTTCTGAGGACCTTATTATGAAATGACGGTAGTGCTGAGTTAGTCTGCTGTCCACGTTTGCATcttaatgatcattttttaatggttttcttTGTTCAGGATAACACGATGGACTTCATAGAGTACGTGGCGGCTCTCAATCTGGTCCTGCGAGGTAAACTTGAAGACAAGCTGCGCTGGTCTTTCAAAGTGTTCGACGGCGACGACAACGGCCGCCTCGACAGAAGTGAACTACGGAAAATAGTTAAGGTAAAAGAGAGAGGGTCTGATCCTCGGTTAAAACCTAACTGAAACCCAGTGTTTGTCCTGGGATAGTTTTCCTGCTTtctctatacatctatacatccctatatatctatacatccctatatatctatacatccctatatatctatacatctctatacatctatacatctctatatatctatacatccctatatatctatacatccctatatatctatacatctctatacatctatacatctctatacatctatacaaccctatatatctatacatctatacatctatacatctatacatctcTATATATCTATAAATCCCTATATATCTATACATCCCTATATATCTATACATCCCTATATATCTATACATCCCTATATATCTATAAAtctctatacatctatacatctctatacatctatacatccctatatatctatacatccctatatatctatacatctctatacatctatacatccctatatatctatacatccctatatatctatacatctctatacatctatacatccctatatatctatacatccctatatatctatacatctctatacatctatacatccctatacatctatacatctctatacatctatacatctctatacatctatacatcccTATATATCTATACATCCCTATATATCTATACATCCCTATATATCTATAAAtctctatacatctatacatctctatacatctatacatccctatatatctatacatccctatatatctatacatctctatacatctatacatccctatatatctatacatccctatatatctatacatctctatacatctatacatccctatatatctatacatccctatatatctatacatctctatacatctatacatccctatacatctatacatctctatacatctatacatctctatacatctatacatcccTATATATCTATACATCCCTACATATCTATACAtctctatacatctatacatctctatacatctatacatctctatacatctatacatccctatacatctatacatccctatatatctatacatccctatacatctatacatccctatacatctatacatctctatacatctataaatctctatacatctatacatccctatatatctatacatccctatatatctatacatccctatatatctatacatctctatacatctatacatccctatatatctatacatccctatatatctatacatctctatacatctatacatcccTATATATCTATACATCCCTATATATCTTTACATCTCTATACATCTATAAAtctctatacatctatacatctctatacatctatacatccctatatatctatacatccctatatatctatacatccctatatatctatacatctctatacatctatacatccctatatatctatacatctctatacatctatacatccatATATATATCTACACATCCCTATATATCTTTACATCTCTATACATCTATAAAtctctatacatctatacatctcTATACATATATACATCCCTATATATCTATAAAtctctatacatctatacatccctatatatctatacatccctatatatctatacatccctatatatctatacatccctatatatctatacatctctatacatctatacatccctatatatctatacatctctatacatctatacatcccTATATATCTATACATCCCTATATATCTTTACATCTCTATACATCTATAAAtctctatacatctatacatccctatatatctatacatccctatatatctatacatctctatacatctatacatccctatacatctatacatccctatatatctatacatccctatacatctatacatctctatacatctatacatctctatacatctatacatccctatacatctatacatccctatatatctatacatctctatacatctatacatcccTATATATCTTTACATCCCTATATATCTTTACATCTCTATACATCTATAAAtctctatacatctatacatctctatacatctatacatccctatatatctatacatctctatacatctatacatctctatacatctatacatctctatacatctatacatccctatatatctatacatccctatatatctatacatctctatacatctatacatctctatacatctatacatcccTATATATCTATACATCCCTACATATCTATACAtctctatacatctatacatctctatacatctatacatctctatacatctatacatccctatacatctatacatctctatacatctataaatctctatacatctatacatctctatacatctatacatctatacatctatacatctctatacatctatacatccctatatatctatacatctctatacatctatacatctctatacatctatacatctctatacatctatacatccctatatatctatacatccctatatatctatacatctctatacatctatacatctctatacatctatacatcccTATATATCTATACATCCCTACATATCTATACAtctctatacatctatacatctctatacatctatacatctctatacatctatacatccctatacatctatacatctctatacatctataaatctctatacatctatacatctctatacatctatacatctatacatctatacatctctatacatctatacatctatacatctatacatctctatacatctatacatctatacatctatacatctctatacatctatacatctctatacatctatacatctctatacatctatacatctatacatctatacatctctatacatctatacatccctatatatctatacatccctatatatctatacatctctatacatctataaatctctatacatctatacatctctatacatctatacatcccTATATATCTATACATCCCTACATATCTATACAtctctatacatctatacatctctatacatctatacatctctatacatctatacatccctatacatctatacatctctatacatctataaatctctatacatctatacatctctatacatctatacatccctatatatctatacatctttatacatctatacatctctatacatctataaatctctatacatctatacatctctatacatctatacatccctatatatctatacatccctatatatctatacatctctatacatctatacatccctatacatctatacatctctatacatctataaatctctatacatctatacatccctatacatctatacatccctatatatctatacatccccatatatctatacatctctatacatctatacatccctctacatctatacatctctatacatctataaatctctatacatctatacatctctatacatctatacatccctatacatctatacat
This sequence is a window from Cheilinus undulatus linkage group 1, ASM1832078v1, whole genome shotgun sequence. Protein-coding genes within it:
- the LOC121506023 gene encoding guanylyl cyclase-activating protein 2-like; translated protein: MGQNQQTQSQDEELELMSIQDLYKSFIMECPSGSLYLHEFKRMFGVQTGTPESEYMDNIFRAFDMNNDNTMDFIEYVAALNLVLRGKLEDKLRWSFKVFDGDDNGRLDRSELRKIVKIIYKIKRGTILDETGTVTLTSEQVCERIFQEVDVNHDNQITLEEFVEGAQRSPWLQGFLKLDVNPNGYIQRYMCDRKLTENS